In one Mesorhizobium australicum genomic region, the following are encoded:
- a CDS encoding BMP family lipoprotein translates to MKRIILGLMAATAMSFSAYAADVKPALLFDLGGKFDKSFNESSYNGAEKFKKETGIEYREYEIKGEEEREQALRRFADDGNNPIVMAGFSWATPLTAIAKEYPEISFTIIDGVADAPNVRSVVFKEQEGSYLVGVLAGMASTTKKVGFVGGMNIPLISAFGCGYVGGAKAAGATQVFENMIGDTPEAWGNKPKATEIAKTQMDQGADVIYAAAGGAGLGALEAAADGGKLGIGVDSNQNHLFPGKILTSMLKRVDVAVYNSFKDAQDGKFTGGINVLGVADGGIDYAMDDNNAPLITPEMKTAVEKAKADIIAGTIQVHDYRTDNKCPY, encoded by the coding sequence ATGAAGCGTATCATTCTCGGCCTGATGGCCGCCACCGCAATGTCATTCTCGGCCTATGCGGCCGACGTCAAGCCCGCGCTGCTGTTCGACCTCGGCGGCAAGTTCGACAAGTCCTTCAACGAGTCGTCGTACAACGGCGCCGAGAAGTTCAAGAAGGAAACGGGCATCGAATACCGCGAATACGAGATCAAGGGCGAGGAAGAGCGCGAGCAGGCGCTGCGCCGCTTCGCCGACGACGGCAACAACCCGATCGTGATGGCCGGCTTCTCCTGGGCCACGCCGCTCACCGCCATCGCCAAGGAATATCCCGAGATCAGCTTCACCATCATCGACGGCGTCGCCGATGCGCCGAACGTCCGCTCGGTCGTCTTCAAGGAGCAGGAAGGCTCCTACCTCGTCGGCGTGCTCGCCGGCATGGCGTCGACCACCAAGAAGGTCGGCTTCGTCGGCGGCATGAACATCCCGCTCATCTCGGCCTTCGGCTGCGGCTATGTCGGCGGCGCCAAGGCCGCGGGCGCGACGCAGGTGTTCGAGAACATGATCGGCGACACGCCGGAAGCCTGGGGCAACAAGCCGAAGGCCACCGAGATCGCCAAGACGCAGATGGACCAGGGCGCTGACGTGATCTACGCAGCAGCCGGCGGCGCCGGCCTCGGCGCGCTGGAAGCGGCTGCCGACGGCGGCAAGCTCGGTATCGGCGTCGATTCCAACCAGAACCACCTGTTCCCGGGCAAGATCCTGACCTCGATGCTCAAGCGCGTCGACGTCGCGGTCTACAACTCCTTCAAGGACGCCCAGGACGGCAAGTTCACCGGTGGCATCAACGTGCTCGGCGTCGCCGACGGCGGCATCGACTACGCGATGGACGACAACAACGCGCCGCTGATCACGCCCGAGATGAAGACCGCGGTCGAGAAGGCCAAGGCCGACATCATCGCCGGCACGATCCAGGTCCACGACTACCGCACCGACAACAAGTGCCCCTACTGA
- the msrA gene encoding peptide-methionine (S)-S-oxide reductase MsrA: MFFLTDIMNKKIQMPKPGEALPGRERPIPTASRHHVFKRPLKDAAPEGFETIYFGMGCFWGAERLFWQTPGVWLTAVGYSGGETPNPTYQETCTGMTGHAEVVKVIFDPAQVSLSALLKLFWESHDPTQGMRQGNDVGTTYRSTIYTTTPQQLDAALASRDAYAAALSKAGREKITTEIRSAPEFYYAEEDHQQYLAKNPYGYCGLRGTGVECAVPAPAAA, from the coding sequence ATGTTCTTCCTGACTGACATCATGAACAAGAAGATCCAGATGCCGAAGCCCGGTGAGGCGCTGCCCGGCCGCGAGCGGCCGATCCCGACCGCGTCGCGCCACCATGTCTTCAAGCGGCCGCTCAAGGACGCCGCGCCGGAAGGCTTCGAGACGATCTATTTCGGCATGGGCTGTTTCTGGGGCGCCGAGCGGCTGTTCTGGCAGACGCCGGGCGTCTGGCTCACGGCCGTCGGCTACTCCGGCGGCGAGACGCCGAACCCGACCTACCAGGAGACCTGCACCGGCATGACCGGCCACGCCGAGGTGGTGAAGGTGATCTTCGATCCCGCGCAGGTCAGCCTGTCGGCGCTGCTCAAGCTGTTCTGGGAAAGCCACGACCCGACTCAAGGGATGCGCCAGGGCAACGATGTCGGCACGACCTATCGCTCGACCATCTACACGACCACGCCGCAGCAGCTCGACGCCGCGCTCGCCTCGCGCGATGCCTATGCCGCCGCGCTTTCCAAGGCCGGCCGGGAGAAGATCACCACCGAGATCCGCTCCGCACCGGAGTTCTACTACGCCGAGGAGGATCACCAGCAATATCTGGCGAAGAACCCCTATGGCTATTGCGGGCTGCGGGGCACCGGCGTCGAATGCGCTGTGCCGGCTCCGGCCGCCGCCTGA
- a CDS encoding helix-turn-helix transcriptional regulator encodes MTTNILRRKDVEARVGLSRSTIYELMAANRFPKPVPLSRQRVGWLESEIADWQKARIDARDKVAA; translated from the coding sequence ATGACCACGAACATTCTGAGGCGAAAGGACGTAGAGGCCCGCGTCGGGCTCTCGCGGTCGACCATCTATGAGTTGATGGCCGCCAATCGGTTTCCTAAGCCCGTTCCACTGTCCCGTCAGCGTGTGGGCTGGCTGGAATCCGAAATTGCCGACTGGCAGAAGGCGCGGATCGACGCCCGCGACAAGGTGGCGGCATGA